The following coding sequences are from one Lipingzhangella halophila window:
- a CDS encoding zinc-binding dehydrogenase, producing the protein MRAVQVRKFGDPEVLEPTEVPDPAAGPGEVVVEAVAADVLYLDTLLRSGWGTDYFPIEPPYVPGSGISGRVAAVGDGVDADLVGTRVLTETGEIDPETGRTAGPTGGYAERAAVPVTSLIPLPDGAGPQEALVTLHDGPLALMVSDAAPVEADSWVLVAAAAGGGGSLLVQLARAAGARVIGAARGQRKLEFVREQGAEFAVDYSEPDWQERVRRITGGHGPAVVYDGAGGELGRQAFEAVADGGRMVSYGSGSGSFADVDPAEAERRGVRVTGLLDLPAETGDSRRRLVARALELVAAGRITPVIGQTFELDRASEAHAALEGRTTVGKTLLAI; encoded by the coding sequence ATGCGCGCGGTTCAGGTGCGAAAGTTCGGCGACCCGGAGGTCCTGGAGCCCACCGAGGTGCCCGATCCGGCGGCCGGGCCCGGAGAGGTTGTTGTCGAGGCCGTCGCCGCCGACGTCCTCTACCTCGACACGTTGCTGCGCAGCGGGTGGGGCACGGACTACTTCCCGATAGAGCCGCCCTACGTCCCGGGCTCCGGGATTTCCGGGCGGGTGGCCGCGGTCGGTGACGGGGTGGACGCTGACCTGGTGGGAACACGGGTCCTCACCGAGACGGGCGAGATCGACCCCGAAACCGGACGGACGGCGGGGCCCACGGGCGGATACGCCGAACGGGCCGCGGTGCCGGTCACGTCGCTAATCCCGCTGCCCGACGGGGCCGGACCCCAGGAGGCTCTGGTGACGCTGCACGATGGCCCCCTCGCGCTGATGGTTTCCGACGCCGCCCCGGTCGAGGCCGACTCCTGGGTGCTGGTCGCGGCGGCGGCCGGCGGTGGGGGCAGCCTGCTCGTGCAGCTCGCGCGCGCCGCGGGAGCACGGGTCATCGGTGCCGCCCGCGGCCAGCGCAAACTGGAGTTCGTGCGCGAACAGGGCGCGGAGTTCGCGGTCGACTACTCCGAACCCGACTGGCAGGAGCGGGTGCGCCGGATCACGGGCGGGCACGGGCCGGCGGTGGTCTACGACGGAGCAGGGGGCGAGCTCGGCCGCCAGGCGTTCGAGGCCGTGGCGGACGGTGGTCGCATGGTGAGCTACGGCTCCGGCAGCGGTAGCTTCGCCGACGTCGACCCCGCGGAGGCGGAGCGCCGCGGCGTGCGCGTGACGGGCCTCCTCGACCTGCCCGCCGAGACCGGCGACTCGCGCAGGCGCCTGGTCGCGCGGGCGCTGGAGCTGGTCGCGGCGGGCCGGATCACACCCGTGATCGGCCAGACCTTCGAGCTGGACCGGGCGAGCGAGGCGCACGCAGCGCTGGAGGGGCGCACGACCGTGGGTAAGACGCTGCTGGCGATCTAG